The Roseimicrobium gellanilyticum DNA segment GCTGGCGGAGGTAGTTGCAACGGAAGCGCGAGTCGCTGTCCATCTCGTAGGCGAAGTCCAGATCGCCCTTTTCCTTGTAGCGGTCCCAGGCGCGGGGTTCGCAGATCTCGCGCATCATCGTTTCCATGTCCGCGTCAGACATGACGGTGTCCGAGATGGGCTTGATGCTGCCGTGCACGCGGACCTTGGGCGGATTGCCCTGGGAGAGGTGAAGGTCAGAGCCGCCCAGCTCGATGAGGCGCTTGAAGAGACTGTCAATGATGGCCATGATGAAAGAGAAAGTGGGGGTGCGGTGGCGCGGGAGAAGAATCAGGATTCGAGGAACTTCAGCATGCTGCCCTTATCTTCGGAGCGGGACAGGGTTTCTTCACGGCTGATGTATCCCTCGGCGTAGAGGCTCTTGAGCGAGTCATCCATGGTGATCATGCCCACGGACTTGCCGGTCTGCATGATGCCGGGGAGCATGAAGGTCTTGCCTTCACGAATACAGTTCGCCACAGCGGGCGTGTTCACCAGGATCTCCAGGGCCATGATACGGCCGTGGCCGTCCTGTCGCGGGATGAGCTGCTGGGAGATGATGCCTCGGAGGGATTCGCTCACCATGATGCGGATCTGGTCGCGCTGGTCGCTGGGGAAGACGTCCAGCACACGGTCCAGGGTACGCGGGGCATTGCCTGTGTGGAGCGTACCCAGCACCAAGTGGCCCGTTTCCGCGGCGGTGATGGCGAGGGAGATGGTTTCCAGGTCGCGCATTTCACCGACCATGATGACGTCCGGGTCTTCACGGAGAGCGCCGCGCAACGCTGCGGCGAAGGAGGCGGTGTGGGAGCCCACTTCGCGCTGGTTTACGTGGCAGCCCTTGGGCGTGAAGACGTACTCAATCGGGTCTTCCAGCGTGATGATGTGGTCTTCACGTTCCTGGTTCACCTCGTCCACGAGAGCGGCGAGGGTGGTGGATTTGCCGGAGCCGGTGGCGCCGGTCACGAGGACGAGGCCGTTGTGATAGCGGGTGAGGGTGCGGGCTGTTTCCGGAAGGGACAGTTCGTCAATGGTGCGGATGCGGCTGTCGATGACACGGAACACCATGTCGATGCCGAGGCGCTGGACGACCACGGAGCAGCGGAAGCGGCCGAACGTCGGGGAGTAGGCGAAGTCCACGTCACCGCGTTTCTCCAGCGTTTTCACGTGGACGTCCGGGAGGAAGTTGTACGCCAGACGACGGGTATCTTCTGGAGTGAGCAGGGCTGCGTCGTTCCAGATGGGCTGGAGCACGCCATAGCGGCGCCACATGGGAGGGGCGCCAGTCGCGAGGTGGAGGTCCGAGCACCCGTACTCCTGGGCGAGCTGCAGGTACTGATCCACGGAGTTGAGCGCGGTGACCGCGGGAGCGGAATTGTCTTCTTCCACGGCTACTGCTACGGCGACTGCTTCTTCTTCTGTCTGGGTCTGGCTCATTCGGGGGTGGAGGTGCGGTGGGGGGCTTGAAATTGGGACACGTACTTCGAGACTAGGGGCATGATGACAGGCAACAGCTGCTGTGTGGCCAGGGCGAGGAGAGGCTCGCGGGCCATGCCCCACAAACCATTGAGAAGAAAACCGGAGAGCGAGCGCCGGCGCGGCGCGGCAGGTGAGGACGGGGTCCGGTCAGAGAAGAGCCAGCGGAAGGCAAGGAAACCTGCAATGACAGAGCCCACCGCGATGGCGATGTGGTGTTTTTCCACGCGATCGCGGATGATGTTCCGGGGCCGCCAGTGCTCACGTGCCTCCGCCCAGCCGCCGCGCAGATTGGCACGGGCCTGGTCCAGGGCATTGATGGCCTGTAGCTTCAGCGTTTGCCTGTCTGGCTGGAGAGCCATGCGCGATCCTTCCTGAATTCGTTAATAGTGTCTCCAAACCAGCGCATCGAGGCAAGACGGTTTCTCGTGGCCAGGAGGAAGATGACGGCGAGGACAAGGTGAAACCCGGCGAGTGCGCCTGCCGCCGCCTGCCAGGGCCAGCGGGCCTGGGTCATGAGGAGGTCGGCGACCACGCTCGCGAGCAGCAGCCATCCGACGAGGACGGCAAAGCCCGCGAGTCCCACAAAGATGAGGACCCGCACCACCTGGCCCAGCGCCTCCTGTGCCTCCAGCGTCAGCAGGATGCCTCGCGCTTCCAGATAGCGGAGCAGGGGCTCAGAGAGCCCATGGGAGGGCATGGGGGGAGCTTTGGGGGAATCAGGTTCGGGCGAAGCCGCATCCATGGGCGTCTGCGCAGGGCAATATGTTCAGGAGTGTGCGCCCAAGGGGAACAGTGCGGCGAAATGTCGGTGATGCGGACTAGCGCTTCAGGATCAGGCCCACGAGAAATCCCACGCCAAAGGCGGCAAGCAGTGCCTGCAGGGGCTTCTCCCGGGTGAAGTTCTCCGCCTCG contains these protein-coding regions:
- a CDS encoding phage holin family protein, with translation MPSHGLSEPLLRYLEARGILLTLEAQEALGQVVRVLIFVGLAGFAVLVGWLLLASVVADLLMTQARWPWQAAAGALAGFHLVLAVIFLLATRNRLASMRWFGDTINEFRKDRAWLSSQTGKR
- a CDS encoding type IV pilus twitching motility protein PilT, with the translated sequence MSQTQTEEEAVAVAVAVEEDNSAPAVTALNSVDQYLQLAQEYGCSDLHLATGAPPMWRRYGVLQPIWNDAALLTPEDTRRLAYNFLPDVHVKTLEKRGDVDFAYSPTFGRFRCSVVVQRLGIDMVFRVIDSRIRTIDELSLPETARTLTRYHNGLVLVTGATGSGKSTTLAALVDEVNQEREDHIITLEDPIEYVFTPKGCHVNQREVGSHTASFAAALRGALREDPDVIMVGEMRDLETISLAITAAETGHLVLGTLHTGNAPRTLDRVLDVFPSDQRDQIRIMVSESLRGIISQQLIPRQDGHGRIMALEILVNTPAVANCIREGKTFMLPGIMQTGKSVGMITMDDSLKSLYAEGYISREETLSRSEDKGSMLKFLES